The segment AGTCCAATACGTGATAATGAATGCATTAGTATCGGTTCTTCTTTTTCTCTGACTTCTTGTCTTACAGCAAGTAAAGAACGTGCTTGATGTCTTAATCTTGATAACTCTGTTCTTGATTTCCAAAGTTCTCTTTTTGTTTTTAAACCAAAAGTACCAACTGTTTTTAATTCATCCATTTTCAGTTCAAAATTAAATGGTCTCTTTGGTTTTTTCCAAACTCTTCTAAAATTTTTGGTATCTCCCATCTTTCATCTACTCCTTTTTCTCTGCAGCTGCTGGTTTTGCATCGGCTGCTGGTTTTGCATCGGCTGCTGGTGCTGCGCCATCTGCTGGTGCTGCGCCATCTGCTGGTGCGTCTGCTACTGCAGCTCCGCCACCTGCTGGTGCTCCTGCTCCTCCTTTAGGTAAAACTTTACCACCTTTTGCAACTCCAACTGCACCGCCTTTACGACCTGTACATCTTGTACGTTGACCTCTAACTTTTAATCCATACATGTGTCTGTAACCTCTCCAACTGAAAAGTGTCTTTTCTCTTTCCACGTCATTTCTAATGTTAAATGCAATATCTGATGTTACCAAATGCATATCTTCTCCTGTTAGCATATCTTGTCTTCTGTTCAAAAACCATGTTGGAAAATCTGATCCTTTTGGATTTTCTATAATTTTTTCAATTGAAGATATTTGTTCAGTAGTAAGATTACCAATTTTTTGGTGAGGAGAAATTTTTAAGACTTGAAGCATTGAATTTGCGAACATGTATCCGATTCCTTTAATCTGGCTTAGACCAATCAGCATATTCAATTCACCATGAATATCATTTCCCAATATTCTTACCAGATTTTCGTATTGTTCGCTCAAGTAGCAAGATTTTCTATAGCCCCATTAAAAACCATGCTCTGATTTGTGCCTATTCTTGAATAATTTTAATCGAATAGTATTATAACTCAAAATGATAAATTTGGATATGAACGAGTCTGATGAACACACTCAAAAAATTCTAGATGCTGTTTTTGATGAAAACATATCTGAGATCTTAGCTGAAATGGAAAATTCTCCAAAAAAGTGTGAATTTTTGACTGAAAAGTTTGAAATTACTCCTAATGACTTGGATGAAAAACTATCTTTTTTAATGCAACATGAATTTGTTGGAAAAACTGGTTCTGACTCGCAAGCTGAATATTCTGTAGATTCTGAAAAACTTGCAAAATTGATGGAAACCGCACACAATTTTGAAAATGTTGATGCAGGTTTAGCAAAAATGGATGGATATCTTAACTAGACTTATTCTTTTTTTGTCTAATTATCATAAATCCAATTGCTGCAACTCCAATCATTCCTGATATTATGATAAAAAATCCTACAATTGAAATTGTAACTCCTGTTGAATCTGGTACATGACCAATTCCTCCGACTAGCGGTATCTCTTCTGATTCTGATGTGGTGATAATTAATGTATAAGTTCCAGCTTGTTCAATTTCAAAATTATCTTCAAATGAATTTCTATTAATTGATACATCTCTAATCTTAATTTCTGATGAATCTATCACAACAGCTGAAATATCATATTCTTTTCCTTCTATAGTTTGAACCGCGTAAACTCCTTCTGTATTTATTTCTGGGTCCAAGTCTGCTTTAATTTCTAATTGTGTTAATGAATTTACTTTGCCTTCTTCTATCACTAAATCTCCTGTAATTGTTTGAGAACCATAAATTAGCAACATTGCTCCAACTGCTATCATAATTCCAACGATCACCAAATATTTTGTCAAATTTGACATGAATGATTTTTACTTTTCATGGATAAATCTGTATTTGTTCGTGTATCATTAAATTTAGTTGTGGCTAAAAAAGTTAGCCTAGGCTAAATTTTATATATATACTAAATTGTAGAGCAAATATGCAAAGTACTATTCAATCCACTAAAATGTTCTATATTCTTTTAGCTATAGCATCTGTTTCTAGTTTGTATTTTGTGGTACCTGGTGTAATCATTGCTGAAGAAACTCCTCAAACATTTCTTACTCATACTGGGTTGGTAATCAAGACAACAGGCGAGGTAATTGATCCAATTGGATATGATGGTGAAGCGTTAGATTTTGATCCTGATAAATTTATGAAAGAATTTGATTATGGTGAAGTCTCAGTTCTAGAGGATGGAACCATTTTACGTGAATTCTACATTACTGCAAGAGATGATCAAATCATGGAAATATCTCCTGGTGTGTTTTACAATGTTTGGACATTTAATGATTCAGTACCGGGCCCAACGATTCGTGCGACTGAAGGAGATTTGGTAAGAATTCATTTTACAAATGAAGGTTCAAAACCTCATAGTTTACATTTTCATGGAATTCACAAAGCCGAAATGGATGGTGTCTTTGAAAGTATAGGAACTGGTGGAAAATTCACCTATGAATTTTATGCAGAACCTGTTGGTTTACATCTTTATCATTGTCATGTTCATCCCGTTGAAGAACACATTGCTCATGGCCTTTATGGTGCCTATATTGTAGATCCAAAAGAACCTCGTGAGCCTGCTGATGAATTTGTGTTCATTTTAAACGGTTTTGATACTGACTTTGATGCTGAAAATAATTTCTATGCAGCAAATACAATTCCATTTTATTACCAACATCATCCAATAGAAATTAACACAAATCAAAACATACGTGCATACGTTGTAAATATTTTAGAGTTTGATGCAGTAAATAATTTCCATCTTCATGGCACATTATTCCATCATTATCCTGCTGGTACAGACACTGTTCCTTCTGGTTACAATGACATGCTTACAATGTCTCAAGGTGATAGACAAATTCTAGAATTTAATTACAAATATCCTGGATTGTATATGTTCCATGCACATAACACAGAATTTTCAGAAAAAGGTTGGGTCAGTTCATTTCTTGTAAAAGAGAATACTGATGATTATGGTACACAAGTAGAGTATGATGACATCATCTAAACCTGTACTTGCAATTAGTGCTATTGCACCAATTGTATTGTTAGCAATAATGATTGTATTTCTCTTAGGTCCTGCATCAACATTTTTACAATTTGGTGTTGTACTTCCTGAAGTATCGATTGAAAAAATTGAATTTATTGAAAATGAAATACAAGCCACTGTAAGAAACACTGGTCCAATTGATGTAGATGTTGTATTAGCAGATGTAAATGACCGAATTCAACCTGCAGCGATAGAACCTGATACTTCATTAAAACGGTTTGAAACTGCACTGGTAAGAATTCCTTTTGATTGGAATGAAGGTCAACCTTATGAAGTTGGTGTCACAATTAGTGATGGAACAAGATTTGCTAAGGGAATTGATGCAGCGTTTCATGCACTTGAACCAAACATGGGCTTGTTTGTATTTTTAGGAATGATTGGATTTTTGATA is part of the Candidatus Nitrosopelagicus brevis genome and harbors:
- a CDS encoding multicopper oxidase domain-containing protein codes for the protein MQSTIQSTKMFYILLAIASVSSLYFVVPGVIIAEETPQTFLTHTGLVIKTTGEVIDPIGYDGEALDFDPDKFMKEFDYGEVSVLEDGTILREFYITARDDQIMEISPGVFYNVWTFNDSVPGPTIRATEGDLVRIHFTNEGSKPHSLHFHGIHKAEMDGVFESIGTGGKFTYEFYAEPVGLHLYHCHVHPVEEHIAHGLYGAYIVDPKEPREPADEFVFILNGFDTDFDAENNFYAANTIPFYYQHHPIEINTNQNIRAYVVNILEFDAVNNFHLHGTLFHHYPAGTDTVPSGYNDMLTMSQGDRQILEFNYKYPGLYMFHAHNTEFSEKGWVSSFLVKENTDDYGTQVEYDDII
- a CDS encoding 30S ribosomal protein S13, giving the protein MSEQYENLVRILGNDIHGELNMLIGLSQIKGIGYMFANSMLQVLKISPHQKIGNLTTEQISSIEKIIENPKGSDFPTWFLNRRQDMLTGEDMHLVTSDIAFNIRNDVEREKTLFSWRGYRHMYGLKVRGQRTRCTGRKGGAVGVAKGGKVLPKGGAGAPAGGGAAVADAPADGAAPADGAAPAADAKPAADAKPAAAEKKE